A portion of the Luxibacter massiliensis genome contains these proteins:
- a CDS encoding AraC family transcriptional regulator → MEAKFLSHSLLYKGDYECLLRTPQNELPYQLHYHDFYEIVLYLGNAGIFKINGKEYIIRRGDIALINMFDPHTLVYNKNTYYERFSMSIDPSLLLSFNTPYSNLLDIFTKENSHYPIFHVDGKCFDKYLTLLHQFDQQKPAHGQDIYEKALLHQLASYLYSDCYDGIHFDNTDSRHVAMIAELVDFINTHLDENLSLDRLAQEVNYSEYYICRIFKKVTKYTLTNYIVEKRIEKATHYLKGTLSIHKVAENVGFNNYSYFYKTFFKYMGFSPQEYRKRYQNSNETNSV, encoded by the coding sequence ATGGAGGCTAAATTTCTTTCTCACTCTCTCCTATACAAAGGAGATTATGAATGTTTATTGCGTACCCCGCAAAACGAACTCCCATACCAACTTCATTACCATGATTTTTATGAAATTGTATTATACTTAGGCAATGCCGGTATTTTTAAAATCAATGGCAAAGAATATATTATCCGCCGCGGAGATATAGCCCTAATTAATATGTTCGACCCACACACTCTTGTTTACAACAAAAATACTTATTATGAACGCTTCAGCATGAGTATTGATCCCAGTTTACTGCTCTCCTTTAACACACCCTACTCCAACCTTCTGGACATTTTTACCAAAGAAAACAGCCACTATCCTATTTTCCACGTGGATGGCAAATGTTTTGATAAGTATCTCACACTACTCCATCAATTCGACCAACAAAAACCTGCCCATGGACAGGATATTTACGAAAAGGCCCTCCTCCACCAGCTTGCCTCTTACCTTTACAGCGACTGCTACGACGGAATCCATTTCGATAATACAGATTCCCGGCATGTTGCAATGATTGCAGAGCTAGTCGATTTTATCAATACACATTTAGACGAAAACCTATCTTTAGACCGTCTTGCCCAGGAAGTCAACTATAGTGAATATTATATTTGCCGCATCTTTAAAAAGGTAACAAAATATACTTTAACAAATTATATTGTTGAAAAAAGAATCGAGAAAGCAACACATTACTTAAAAGGCACTCTTTCCATCCATAAAGTTGCTGAAAACGTAGGCTTTAACAACTATAGTTATTTCTATAAAACCTTTTTTAAATATATGGGTTTCAGTCCCCAGGAATATAGGAAACGCTATCAAAATTCTAATGAAACCAATTCCGTATAA
- a CDS encoding helix-turn-helix domain-containing protein: protein MEIGGVIRKYRKEKNMTQEDMANRLGVTAPAVNKWENGNSMPDIMLLAPIARLLDISVDTLLSFRGELTDKEINGLVQEVSDRLKTEEYGEVFQWAKGKMEKYPNSEHLLLWMSVTLEGNYIAREVTDADKYGEYVKSIYERLLDSDEEYVKTTAADSLYGFYMRKEQYEKAEEYLEYLSTQNPERKRKKAFLCDKAGRTEEAYKAYEELLFSGYQSLNMIFSSIFAMSMREHNIEKAEMLAKKLKQLARLFDMGEYYECSAELEFIRAQEDVQQTLDCVGRMLSGVDKINSYCNSPLYGHMAFREISNDFKEELRKNLMNCFRDEESFGYMTGQPEWQGLLE from the coding sequence ATGGAAATTGGAGGAGTTATACGAAAATATAGAAAAGAAAAAAACATGACGCAGGAGGACATGGCAAATAGGCTGGGAGTGACGGCGCCAGCAGTCAATAAGTGGGAAAACGGGAATTCTATGCCGGATATTATGCTTTTGGCTCCCATTGCCCGTTTACTGGATATATCTGTTGATACCCTGCTTTCCTTCCGGGGGGAACTTACAGATAAAGAGATAAACGGCCTGGTTCAGGAAGTAAGTGACCGATTGAAAACAGAGGAGTATGGAGAAGTGTTCCAATGGGCAAAAGGGAAGATGGAAAAATATCCAAATAGCGAACATCTTCTTCTCTGGATGTCAGTTACATTGGAGGGAAACTATATTGCAAGAGAGGTTACGGATGCTGATAAGTATGGTGAGTACGTAAAAAGTATTTATGAGAGACTTTTGGATAGTGATGAGGAATACGTAAAGACTACAGCAGCGGATTCCTTATATGGTTTTTATATGAGAAAAGAGCAGTACGAAAAGGCAGAGGAATATCTAGAGTATTTATCAACGCAAAATCCAGAGCGAAAGAGAAAAAAGGCGTTTCTCTGTGATAAGGCAGGGCGCACGGAGGAAGCTTATAAGGCATATGAGGAGCTGCTGTTTTCTGGATATCAAAGCCTGAATATGATTTTTAGCAGTATTTTTGCTATGAGTATGAGGGAGCACAATATAGAAAAAGCTGAAATGTTGGCTAAAAAACTAAAACAGCTTGCCAGATTATTTGATATGGGCGAATATTATGAGTGCTCGGCTGAGTTAGAGTTTATACGGGCGCAAGAGGATGTGCAGCAGACCTTGGACTGCGTTGGACGTATGCTTTCGGGTGTGGATAAAATAAACTCTTACTGCAATTCCCCTTTGTACGGGCATATGGCATTCAGGGAAATTTCTAATGATTTTAAAGAAGAGTTAAGGAAGAACCTGATGAACTGCTTTCGTGATGAAGAATCATTCGGCTATATGACAGGCCAGCCAGAATGGCAGGGACTGTTAGAATAG
- a CDS encoding DUF6070 family protein translates to MRGPGVYLKNILDLHILQNALDTLGLKRDSVRYLGSQGYAAVDTDNQINMVNYELVQKIWRICPPYEAGSEGTEYEVSGTEFEEVIQTFFQAGSEEIQKNTVCHGESRTYRYRPRCMYAAEPPYGPYPEVVAYDRQEDGTLKLIIHAVWEIEESDCAFSSELTVRPMEDGRYQYISNLVISSDTMDVAKWYTPRLTDQEWEEKFSESCQ, encoded by the coding sequence ATGAGAGGGCCGGGAGTATATTTAAAAAATATACTTGACTTGCATATACTACAAAACGCATTAGATACACTGGGGTTAAAAAGGGATAGCGTACGGTATTTGGGAAGCCAGGGGTACGCGGCAGTAGATACAGATAATCAGATCAACATGGTCAATTACGAACTGGTGCAGAAAATATGGAGAATTTGTCCCCCCTATGAGGCAGGCTCTGAGGGGACCGAGTATGAGGTGTCAGGGACTGAGTTTGAAGAGGTGATACAGACATTTTTTCAGGCCGGCAGCGAAGAGATACAAAAAAATACTGTCTGCCATGGGGAATCCCGGACTTACCGGTACCGGCCCAGGTGCATGTATGCTGCAGAGCCTCCCTATGGGCCTTATCCGGAAGTGGTGGCATATGACAGGCAGGAGGATGGCACATTAAAACTAATCATTCACGCAGTATGGGAAATAGAAGAGTCAGACTGTGCGTTTTCCAGCGAATTGACAGTACGCCCTATGGAGGATGGGCGGTATCAATATATCTCAAACCTGGTTATCAGTTCAGATACTATGGACGTTGCGAAATGGTATACGCCCAGGCTGACAGACCAAGAGTGGGAAGAAAAATTTTCTGAATCCTGCCAATAA